ATGGCATTTTGCAGCTCCGGCACGCTCTTGGCAGGAATGATCAACCCGTTCTTTCCATCCTCCACAATTTCATTACAGCCATTGATATCGGTGACTATGGAAGGCAGGTTAAAACAACCGGCCTGCATGGGCACGTTGGGAAAACCCTCGCGGTACGAAGGAAAGGCCAGTGCCTGGCTGATCATTAAAAACGGCCTGATATCCTGTTGAAATCCGGCATGGATAATTGACTGATCTGTTTCAATGATCTTATGCGTAGCCGGCGCCAGCGGATCGAGCTCGGGTTCGTAAGGCCCCACCAGCAACAATTTGATATTCGGGTGTTTTTCCTTTAGCTGGCTAAAAGCTTCAACCAGTTCCTCGATGCCTTTATCCTTCACCAGGCGCCCCACAAAAACAAACACAAAGTCTTTATCGGTTAATCCAAACTTCTTTCTTAATTCACAGGCCGCATTACTCAATTCTTCCCCGGGTTGAAAAAACCGGGTATTGATGCCGTTGCTGCTTCCGTTGCCGAGCACCTTCATTTTTTGCTCATTACAAAAATGGTTCTCCAGAATAAAACCTGCCAGGTGTTTCGAGTTCGGATATACATGTGTAGCACAGCTATAGGTTAGCCGTTCTACAAAATTCAGCACCTTTCTTTTCATTCCGGTGTTTTCCATCAGGGGCATGCCGGCTACCGTATGCATGCGTACCGGCACACCTGCCAACCGGCTTGCCATCATGCCCAGCAACCCTGCTTTAGGCGTATGAGTGTGCACAATGGCCGGCTTTTCTTTTTTCAGCAACCTGTATAATTTCCACAAAGCCTTAATGTCTTTCACCGGGGTAATAGCACGCGTCATAGTCACCGGCGCTGTTCGCACCCCTTCACGAACGGCCACCTGCTCCAGCATTTTATCAGGTGATGATACCGCCAACACTTCAAAATGATTGGACATATACCTCAGCTGATCCTTAAGCAACACGCTTAACGACACAGGTACGGTAGTTATCCGGATCAGTTTATTCAATGATTTCATGTTATCTGTTTGTATATGAGGTTCGCCAATTTCGTGTACGCTATAAAGATTGCTTACCTTTATACCACTTCAATATTGTAAAGAAGAAAAAATGTTCGTAATTTTTGTGTAATTCGTTAACCCGGCTTCAATCAACATAATCTACTTACCATGCAAATACGACCAGCCACGCCCCAGGACAAACCCGCGATGATAGAACTTTTGAAAAAATCATTGGGTGAAGGGCTCATCCCCAAATCAGAATTTCTCTGGAACTGGAAGCATGAACAAAATCCATTCGGTGCTTCTTTTGTATTGCTGGCCGAAGAAAACGGGATGCTCATTGGATTAAGAGCATTTATGCAATGGCAGTGGAAATGGAAAGATACCGTTTATAAAGCCATTCGCGCGGTTGATACGGCCACCCACCCCGAACACCAGGGAAAAGGTATTTTTAAAAAGCTCACCCTGCAACAGCTGGATTTGTGTAAACAACAGGGCATCCATTTCGTTTTCAATACCCCCAATGATCAAAGCCGGCCAGGTTATTTAAAAATGGGATGGGTACAACAGGGCAAAATGCCTTTAAAATTCAAAGTTCGTAACCCCATTGCCCTGGCTTATGCGCTAGCATTCAAAAAAGGGAAAGGCAATTCCACCGCCGAAGATCCTACGCCTACCCAAACCTGGGACCCAAAAGTGTTCAGCTTAATGAATAATTACGTGCAGGATACCCAACATTTAAACACTATTCTATCCGGCTCGTATATCCGGTGGCGCTATGCCGATAATCCTTTGTTCAGTTATAATTACTTTACCGACTTCGAGAACTTTCTGCTCATTGGCCGCATAAAGCAACATTCATTTACCAGAGAGTTGCGCCTGGTAGACTGTATGTTATTTAATAACGCTTCATCAAACAGGCGCATCAACTCCAGCATCAGCAAGGTAGTTCTCCCCTACTGCAAAAAACATAAAATACAGGTCATTTCATTTTCAGGACGGCAATATCAGTCACATCAATCTGCTCTTAACTGGATGGGGATAATACCTGTTCAGAACCGTGGTCCCATAGTAACGTTGAGAGATTTGAACATGAATGAAAAATTTCCCGAATTACTGGACATTAAAAACTGGGGCTATTCTCTTGGCGATATGGAACTTTTTTAAAGTTCATTTGCCATGGTTGGTAAGCCGGGAAACTCCGACTCTCGCTTTATTTTAAGGGCTGAAATCCTAAACCAGGTAGGCACATAGAAACATAACCATCTCGAACCTGTATAATCAAACTGAATTGACTATGCTCCTATGTGGCTATCTGGCTTAAATAATTTTTATTCTCAGAAGAATTATTGCAATATTTTATCTGCCTTTTTAACGGCTTTGGGGGTAGTCTCTTGAACCAGGTAAGTATCATATTCGCCCATATTCCAGCTGGTCATTCCATATTTTTGCTGGCACTTTTTGAATTCCTTCAGCAACACTTCCAGGCTTTGTAAATTCTGTTCAGGGTAATCACCAAAATTTTCGGGGTGCCACCACAGGTGATATACTTGTTTGCGTTGTGCCGCAATGCGGATCTCCTGGCACGATCTGCGTAATCTCATTTTATTGGCCAGTTCCGATTTCGGGCTCCAGGGCCGTAAGAACCGGCTTGCAGGCAATTGCAGCGGTTCACCTGGAGTTACTTTAATAGCGCTTAACGGATAAGAAGTTCGTACCCCACCAACCTGAATGTAAGCGTCGGCTGTACGGAATATCCTGCGCATCAATCCGGCGCCGCCATTGGTAACCGGCGACCAAAACCAGCCACTGGGGTTTGAACGAACCGTTTTAACCCCATTGTCGTAACAGATCTTCAAATATTCGGGGTTGAACTGGTTACGCGGAAACACCAGCGAACGCATGGGTGCATTAAACTTTTGGGCTGCTTTAACGGCCGCTTTCAAATCGGCGTCGAAAGCCATTTTCTCCCGTTGTTCTTCCAGGCAATAGTAATGGCTGAACGTGTGTGTAGCCAGTTCCTGTCCCGGGTACTTCATAATCATGGCTACTTCTTCAGGAGCAAAATGCGCCCATTGATATTGCTGGTCCATTCCATGTTGGCGAACCCATTTATAGGCTGAATATTTTTCTACTGCATAATCAGGCTCTACAGAAGGAGTGAAAGTCTCCCATTCCTGGCGGTTAGCGGCAAACAAGCTACCTACTGTTGCCCAGGTTACATGCACATCATATTTGCTGAACAGTTCCAGCATTTGTGGAACTATGCGTAACGTATTTTTATAGCAGGCTTCCCGCTGCTGACGGTCTCTTTTATCAAATACACCCCAGTGCAATTCAAAATCGAGCGATATGGTGAATATCCCTTGCATATGTCAGTTTTAAGTTCTTAGTTCTAAGTTTAGAGTTATTTTATTTCAGGGCTTTTCGTGAAACAGCAAACGTGGCTCGCGATCTTTGAGATTAATAATTACCTTGCGTTGCCCGCATTCCCTTTGCCCTTTGCCCTTTGCCCTTTGCCTATTGCCTATTGCCTATTGGCTATTGGCTATTGGCTATTGGCTATTGGCTATTGGCTATTGACAACTTCACAGGTCTCGGCTGCACTTTTGGTTCAGGATTGTTGTCCTTACTTTCTTCCAGGGCCTTTCTCCGTTTCATAACCTGCAGGCCCTTTTTATAGTCGAGGAATTGTATAATCACAAACATTAAAAAGTACATGATCATACTTTTTTGCCTGATGATAATTCCCATATTCGACATGGTGTTCGATAGCGCGAATGAGGTGGCAATAAATGCAACTGCAGTTGTTTTTAGCAAGGCGGAGCCTTTGCGCAGGAATTTAAAAAATCCTTTCTGGAATAACTTTGCAGTTAACGCCAGATATAATACATTTTCAACCGATACCAATAACCCCATACCGCCAGGTGAGTCAACAAACAAGGGGCGGAACCAAAAGGTAAACAACTTCAAAGCCAGCGGGTAGTTGGAGATATCGATCCCCGACCCTGCTTTCGATAATTCGTACGAACGTACTGCCGAAAACTGGTTAAAACTTTGCAACACGTTGTCGCCATCGATCTTTGAGAAAGCCATGATCTTATCGTACAACAAAACCATCGCCCCTACACTCGCTCCAAACACCAGCATCTTTTGCCATACCGGCACTTTTTGCCGGCCGGTAAACATGCCCACCACTATTCCAACCGCCATAAACAAAAACACGTGCGGACGTACATGATAAATGATGAGTAAACCAAGGATCAAATGTAATTTTCGTGTCTTTAACTTACTGAGGCCATACATCGTCATCCCCAGCCCCCAGAAGATGATAGATCCTTTACCCAATGAAACTGTCCAGAAGTGCATATTGGGCAGAAAGAACAACAGGGGGATCAGTTCCATGCCCCAGATCTTATGTTTATACTTTGTATTCTCTTTAAAGTACACGTAAAAGTAAACAAAGCCCCAGTACCCCATGTAGGCAAACAGCACAAACATCATTTCAAAGCTAAAGCCCAGGTAATTTACGAAGGGGTATGCGGTAAAGTCGATAAAGGGCGTACCTGTATCATACGCACTGAACCAGGTGGCGTAATTCTGTGCAGCCCGCAGATAATAGTCCTGCGAATCGGAACGGGCAAATAACTGAAAGATATAATAGATAAGACAAAACAGCGTATGGAACCAGTACAGGTTTTTCATTAAACCCACCTGGAAGAAAGGCAAACGCCGTTTCAAGCTTTGTAATAACGGCAGGGTTATTACATAAAACAGGATCACTAAGATTATTCCACCTATCACAGTCCTGAGTTTTATTGGGTGATCAAATCATTGTATATGGCTTCCAGTTCGCCCACCATTTTTTTCATACTGAAAGAATTGATAACTGTTTCGCGGGCAGCCTCTTTCATTTTTGCCAGCTGGCCGGGCTGTTGAATCAGGGCCAACAGTCGATCTGCCAATTGCATGGGCTCCTGAACGGGCACCAGCAAGCCATTCTCACCATCCGTTATTACTTCGGGTATACCGCCTGCTGCTGTACAGGTTGGGACACAATTCATGCTCATAGCTTCCAACAGTGCAATGGGCAGTCCCTCAAATTCCGAGCTCATCATGAAGATGTCCATGGCGGTGAAGTACGGACGGGTCTCGGTTTGCAGTCCTGCAAAAAACACATATTTATCGGTACCGAGCGCCTTTGCTTTGGCATGGATCTCTTCCCGCAACGGTCCATCGCCTACAATAATAAAATAAGTATCCGGATTTTTTGCATGCAATGCCTGGGCAATCTCCAGCCATGCGCCCAACCGCTTTTGTACCCTGAACACACAGGTAATACCAATCACCGTGGCGGTTGCCGGAATATTCAGTTCTGTACGAATGTCGTTGCCAATGTGCTGATCGCGGGAATACTTGAGGGTGTCGGTTCCGTTGGCTACTACCTGTATCAGCGGTTTTGCCTTTCCATAATTGGTTTTAATGGAATTGGCTACTTCTGCCGATACGGCGATTACACGTTGCTGACTGCTAAAGGTGAATTTGTTTAACAGGTAGGTTAACTTATGATAGCGTTCCCATTTATTGTGTTCGGTATAAACAACCGGCACACCGGTCATTCTGCCTACAATGCGGGCAGCCATACCAGCCCAGGGAAGATGGCAGTGGATGAGTTGGATCTTATGCTCCCGCACGTACGCGGCTATCTTGCGTACGGCAAGTAAAATGGCGGCGTTATTCTTTGCAGGAATACAAACTACTTTTCCTCCCTCTTCTTCAATGGCCGATACCATCTGATTTTTCCAGGGAAGAAAATAAATATAATGAAAGTCGAATTTCTGTTTATCGTGCTGACGTAATGTTTCGGGCAATAGCATCTCTGCACCACCACGACCCAGTGATTTTATAATGTGTAATACAGGAATGCGTTGCTGCTCCTGGTACGAATGACGGATATATGTTTTGTTCAAAGTATCCATATGTTTAGTTGTTACAAGGGTTAAATAAGCACGACAGCTTGTTCCTTATTTCTTTACAGATTCGTATACGTCTAAGAATTTTTTGGCAATGTTAGCATTAAGGTATTCACTCATCACCAGCCCCCAGGCATGTTGAACCAATTGCTGATTTTCGGGTGTCTTGTCAAGAGCGGCCAATACCCTGTCTGCAAATATCTCCTCATTTCCCTTTGGCACCAGGTAGCCTGTTTTATTGTTAATCACTACCTCGCCAATTCCACCCACATCATAAGCTACCACCGGGGTTTTACAATAAAACGCTTCCAGTATTACGCCAGGCAGGCCTTCTATAATGCTGGGCAGCAACAACACATCGGCGTTTTTTATAAACTGCATGGCGTCATTGCGGAACCCGTAAAAATAGATCTGTTGCTGAAGCCCTTTTTGTTTTACCAGTTCTTCTATTTGTGCCTGCAGTGGTCCGCTGCCTACAAAATGTAAACTGGCGCCGGGTTGTTTTTTCAGAATGTTTTCAAATATCGCTATCAGGCGAACATGGTTCTTTTCAAAGGAGAACCCGCCTACATGCACCAGTACAGGCTTTGATGCGCCGGGTATTACATTTTCTTTTGCGGGATCATTAAGCAACGCTTCTTCAATTCCTATTGGCACTGTTACAATCCGCTCTTTGAATTGCGGGAACAATTTTGCAAAATCTGTTGCGGATGTTCTGCTTACAGAAACTATACGGCTGGCATATTTAAAGAAAAAGCCGTTCAACAGTTTGGCCGGCGTTGTTTTTATATACAGGCTGATGGTGCTGGCATTTCTGAAAACAATGGGTTGTTTCCACTTGAAGAACAACTTCGAAAATACTGCATATTTCAAAGTATCGCCTGCATTGGCCTGAACAACATCGGGTTTCTCTTCTTTAATTATCCGGGCCAGGTTACGCCAGGCTTTCAGGTCCCACATACGCTTTTTGGGCGAACCATTCAAATGTCTTGTTTCACCGGCAAATGGCAAAGGCGCTTTGCCTGGGAAAACAAATACCAGGATTGCTTTATCACCTTTTTCGTTTATGTGGGTACTCAGCTGTGAAGCAAACATCTCCGCCCCGCGTAATTGAGGCTTTTGAACCAGTTGAAGTATTGTCAATTTTTTACAATGATCAGGTTGAGTAAATAATTTTCCAGCTTGCCGGCTATTTTATCCAGTTCAAAATGCTGGCGGGCGTGTTCATTTGCTTTTACCGCAAATGTGTTGGCGACTGCTACATTATCTTTATACCACAACAACGCCTGTTTTATACTTTCCACCGATCCCTTTTCAAAAAAGTAACCAGTTTCCAGATGAGTGATCACCTCTTTATTTACCGCAATATCGCTGGCCAGCACCGGCAACCCGGCAAACATGGCCTCTACAACGGCGCCGCTGAACCCTTCGCTGTGCGATGGGAAAACAAAACAATCATATCCATTGATGATCCGGGGTATATCCTGACTACCTAACAACTCCACATTATGCTGCAATCCCAACTCATCAATAAGCGCCGTTAACGATTCCCGCGCCGGGCCTTCACCGGCTATATGTAACTCTGCATCGGGACAGGCTGGTAAAAACGCTGCAAAGGCCTGGATCAGATCCCGCTGGCCTTTAACCGGCACCAGCCTGCCTACATTTAAAAACCGGAGCGGTTTACCAGAAGCTGCCTGGGGAACATGAAACCGGAACAGGTTACTGTCCCGGCCTCTGTTGATGACTTCTATTTTATTAAGTGCAATGCCCAATGCTTTTGCATTGGACCTTTTTACTTCTTCCGAATTGGCAACAAATCCTTTACAAAACCGGGCCGTTGTTTTATTGGCCCATTTGAAAAACGACACCGCCATTTTTGCTTTTGCCGACAGTGCGGTATTATAGGTGTCGGAATACAATTCACTTACAAAAGTGCCTATCACCGGAATATGACTGAAACGGCCAACCAGCCGGGCTATTATTTCCGACCGGGTTAAGTAGGCCACAATTATATCCGGCTGTTCTTTTTGAACAATCGCTTTTAATTGTTTGTAGGCCTCGGTAAACCCATATTTCTTTTTCAGTCCTACTGAATATACCGGAACGTTGTACGCTGTAAATTTTTGCTTTAACAAGTCGCCGGCATATAAATGACAAACTACAGGCTGCATGGTCTTAAACCGGATGGCATTCGCAAAAAGACTTTGCTCGGCTCCGCCGGTTTGTAAAGTGTCAATAACAAACAATACTTTTTTATGCATGGGGGTTGGGGCGCCTGTGTTTACAGGAGTAGTCACGTTCTTTAATTCAGTTCCGGGAATAGTACCACTATGCATATTTTACAGCCCCTTGTTTGGTGTCGGTGAATGTTATTACTATATCTTCTCCCTTACAAAAAATATCAAACTCCCTGCTTGAAATTGCCTTAAAAAAAGCGGTGGCGCAACCGGGCCGGTAGGAGTCGTGTAATTCAATAACTATACATCTTACCTTGGGCAACCAGTTTTCGTAGTTGTAGGTAAACAATTCTTTTTCGGCCCCTTCAATATCTATCTTTAGAATATCGATTGTTTGCAGCTTGTATCTGCTGATTATATCATCCATTGTAATTGCATCCACACTCCCTACCAGTTTTTGGTTTGCATCCACTACCCTGAAGCCGTATTCTCCCAGGCCGCTATCGAAGATGCCCAGATTCTTTTGTGAGTACCAGATGGCATTTTGAAGGCAATCCACATCTTTATAATCTTTTACATTCTTTACCAGCTGGTCGTAGTTATTCTTTTCAGGTTCTACAGCAATAACATGCGCATTGGGAAATTTTGATTTAAAGTGCATCACGGAAAACCCAATATTTGCACCCAGGTCAACAATAGTTTTAACGTTGTTGCTTGTAATTTTAGAAATATTATACTGCCCAAACACTGAAACGGCTCTAAAAACCTTAAAGTCACTGGAATGTTTTCTGATGTGATAATTCCGCCCTTTCCATTTTACTTCCACTTCTTCGCCGGAGGCGCTCATGGCCAGGCCAATCAGTACGGATTTAATGATCCCAACCTTGTAAACATAGCGCAGGGTTGTTACTACCTTTTTTTTAAACTGTGAAGTCATATTGCATTTTTTTCTATCGGTTAAATTTAGGTAGCCGGTTCCTGGGTTCTATTATGTATCTCTGGGTTTTAACAGGTGCTATTTAACAAACTTCATTGTGCCGGGATCCAACGTTCGGCCGCTGTTTCCTATTAAGCCATGCCAGATGCCCAACAGCCGGAATTTTACCCGTCTGAAACGGTCGGGGGCTAACACAGCGGCAACAATTAAAAATCTTAACTGAATACTGATGTAAGACAGCAGATTTATAAATGAAAAATACTGCTTTAATATTAACAGATGGTTACGGGCTGAATAATAGCCGCGCCATAAAGTTGAT
The Niastella koreensis GR20-10 genome window above contains:
- a CDS encoding glycosyltransferase family 4 protein encodes the protein MKSLNKLIRITTVPVSLSVLLKDQLRYMSNHFEVLAVSSPDKMLEQVAVREGVRTAPVTMTRAITPVKDIKALWKLYRLLKKEKPAIVHTHTPKAGLLGMMASRLAGVPVRMHTVAGMPLMENTGMKRKVLNFVERLTYSCATHVYPNSKHLAGFILENHFCNEQKMKVLGNGSSNGINTRFFQPGEELSNAACELRKKFGLTDKDFVFVFVGRLVKDKGIEELVEAFSQLKEKHPNIKLLLVGPYEPELDPLAPATHKIIETDQSIIHAGFQQDIRPFLMISQALAFPSYREGFPNVPMQAGCFNLPSIVTDINGCNEIVEDGKNGLIIPAKSVPELQNAMNRLLTDTALYLTLQSNARKMIVDRYEQKYLWELLLKEYHDHLKAHAIVS
- a CDS encoding GNAT family N-acetyltransferase gives rise to the protein MQIRPATPQDKPAMIELLKKSLGEGLIPKSEFLWNWKHEQNPFGASFVLLAEENGMLIGLRAFMQWQWKWKDTVYKAIRAVDTATHPEHQGKGIFKKLTLQQLDLCKQQGIHFVFNTPNDQSRPGYLKMGWVQQGKMPLKFKVRNPIALAYALAFKKGKGNSTAEDPTPTQTWDPKVFSLMNNYVQDTQHLNTILSGSYIRWRYADNPLFSYNYFTDFENFLLIGRIKQHSFTRELRLVDCMLFNNASSNRRINSSISKVVLPYCKKHKIQVISFSGRQYQSHQSALNWMGIIPVQNRGPIVTLRDLNMNEKFPELLDIKNWGYSLGDMELF
- a CDS encoding polysaccharide deacetylase family protein — its product is MQGIFTISLDFELHWGVFDKRDRQQREACYKNTLRIVPQMLELFSKYDVHVTWATVGSLFAANRQEWETFTPSVEPDYAVEKYSAYKWVRQHGMDQQYQWAHFAPEEVAMIMKYPGQELATHTFSHYYCLEEQREKMAFDADLKAAVKAAQKFNAPMRSLVFPRNQFNPEYLKICYDNGVKTVRSNPSGWFWSPVTNGGAGLMRRIFRTADAYIQVGGVRTSYPLSAIKVTPGEPLQLPASRFLRPWSPKSELANKMRLRRSCQEIRIAAQRKQVYHLWWHPENFGDYPEQNLQSLEVLLKEFKKCQQKYGMTSWNMGEYDTYLVQETTPKAVKKADKILQ
- a CDS encoding glycosyltransferase, with amino-acid sequence MDTLNKTYIRHSYQEQQRIPVLHIIKSLGRGGAEMLLPETLRQHDKQKFDFHYIYFLPWKNQMVSAIEEEGGKVVCIPAKNNAAILLAVRKIAAYVREHKIQLIHCHLPWAGMAARIVGRMTGVPVVYTEHNKWERYHKLTYLLNKFTFSSQQRVIAVSAEVANSIKTNYGKAKPLIQVVANGTDTLKYSRDQHIGNDIRTELNIPATATVIGITCVFRVQKRLGAWLEIAQALHAKNPDTYFIIVGDGPLREEIHAKAKALGTDKYVFFAGLQTETRPYFTAMDIFMMSSEFEGLPIALLEAMSMNCVPTCTAAGGIPEVITDGENGLLVPVQEPMQLADRLLALIQQPGQLAKMKEAARETVINSFSMKKMVGELEAIYNDLITQ
- a CDS encoding glycosyltransferase family 4 protein: MTILQLVQKPQLRGAEMFASQLSTHINEKGDKAILVFVFPGKAPLPFAGETRHLNGSPKKRMWDLKAWRNLARIIKEEKPDVVQANAGDTLKYAVFSKLFFKWKQPIVFRNASTISLYIKTTPAKLLNGFFFKYASRIVSVSRTSATDFAKLFPQFKERIVTVPIGIEEALLNDPAKENVIPGASKPVLVHVGGFSFEKNHVRLIAIFENILKKQPGASLHFVGSGPLQAQIEELVKQKGLQQQIYFYGFRNDAMQFIKNADVLLLPSIIEGLPGVILEAFYCKTPVVAYDVGGIGEVVINNKTGYLVPKGNEEIFADRVLAALDKTPENQQLVQHAWGLVMSEYLNANIAKKFLDVYESVKK
- a CDS encoding glycosyltransferase family 4 protein encodes the protein MHSGTIPGTELKNVTTPVNTGAPTPMHKKVLFVIDTLQTGGAEQSLFANAIRFKTMQPVVCHLYAGDLLKQKFTAYNVPVYSVGLKKKYGFTEAYKQLKAIVQKEQPDIIVAYLTRSEIIARLVGRFSHIPVIGTFVSELYSDTYNTALSAKAKMAVSFFKWANKTTARFCKGFVANSEEVKRSNAKALGIALNKIEVINRGRDSNLFRFHVPQAASGKPLRFLNVGRLVPVKGQRDLIQAFAAFLPACPDAELHIAGEGPARESLTALIDELGLQHNVELLGSQDIPRIINGYDCFVFPSHSEGFSGAVVEAMFAGLPVLASDIAVNKEVITHLETGYFFEKGSVESIKQALLWYKDNVAVANTFAVKANEHARQHFELDKIAGKLENYLLNLIIVKN
- a CDS encoding FkbM family methyltransferase, yielding MTSQFKKKVVTTLRYVYKVGIIKSVLIGLAMSASGEEVEVKWKGRNYHIRKHSSDFKVFRAVSVFGQYNISKITSNNVKTIVDLGANIGFSVMHFKSKFPNAHVIAVEPEKNNYDQLVKNVKDYKDVDCLQNAIWYSQKNLGIFDSGLGEYGFRVVDANQKLVGSVDAITMDDIISRYKLQTIDILKIDIEGAEKELFTYNYENWLPKVRCIVIELHDSYRPGCATAFFKAISSREFDIFCKGEDIVITFTDTKQGAVKYA